Below is a window of Pyrobaculum aerophilum str. IM2 DNA.
GACACCGCCGTGGGCGTTGACATAAACCTCAAGTATCTAACGCTGGCGAAGAAATACGGCGACGTAGTGCAAGCAGACATTAGGAGCTTGCCTTTTAGAAAGGGGGCTTTTCACGGCGCTTATATTATGCACTCGACCTTCGGCATGTTCGGAGATGAGGCCGACATGGAGATTTTGACGTGGCTGTCAGGCGTTATTAAAAACGGCGGGCGCCTCTTAATAGACGTGACGAATAAGGACAAGGTGGAGAACATTTATGCCGCTCTTGGCGACGTATGGAATTTCTGGATATCCGCAGGCCCCTACAGAGTTCTGAGCACAGCCTATTACAACCCCCTAACGTCAAAAATTAGAGAAACCAGGCTTATATATAAGAGCGGCAAATTTGTGGGGGAGAGGACTCTTGAGCTACGGATTTACAGCTTAGGGGAATTGAAAATAATGCTCACAAGCCTGGGCTTTGCCGTAGAGAAAGTATTTGGAGACTTCAACGGGGAGTCTTACACGAAGAACTCAGATCGGCTAATAGTAGTGGCAGTGAAGTCAGGGGGCTTGCCGAGGGGTTTAAAACAGGCAGTGGAGTGGCTAAGTAACTATTAAAAAATTTATCTTATTGCTGGGCCAATGATTATCGCCTTTCAAAACGCCTTAGATCTAGCCGCCGAGCTTGAAGGCATTGGCCCCGTTGCGCAAATTGAGGAAAGAGTTTTCCCCGACGGCGAGGTGTTAGTGCGTTTACCTGAGGCGAGGGGCGAGGTGGCCGTCGTCGCCAGGCTCTATCCCGCTGTCAACGATAACTTGATAAAACTTTTCCTCACTATAGACGCCCTAAATGATGCAGGAGCGAGCAAGATTATCCTTGTAATCCCCTATATGCCCTACGCGAGGCAGGATCGTAGGTTTAGGCCGGGCGAGCCCATAAGCTCAAAGACAGTGCTTAAGCTCCTCGCTCACTTAAACGTTTTCGGCATTATAACCGTGGACTTACACAAAGGATATGTCGCTGAGTACGCCCCCCGCCTTGTTATTAAAAACCTCTACCCAGCTGAGGAGTTCGCAAAAGCTCTTGGAGGCGTAGACGTCGTTCTCAGCCCCGACTTCGGCTCTGTCCACAGAGCCGAGGCGGTGGCGCGCCTTTTACAAGTGCCCTATACCTATTTCGAAAAATATAGGGACAGGAGTACAGGGGCTATTACTTTAATACCGCGCCAAGACGTTGACTTGCGTAATAAACGCGTCGCAATAGTAGACGACATTCTCTCCACTGGCGGCACGTTAGTAGACGCTTGTAAAGCCGCCAAGACTCTGGGAGCCGCAGAGGTTTACGCCGCAATTACCCACTGCCAGCTGTTAAAAGACGCAAGGGAGAGGGTGAGGAGTTGCGTTGATAAGATCATATGTACAGACACTGTTCTTAACGAGTTTGCAGAAGTGCGAATAGGTAGGTTAATACGGCGGGAGCTCGAGGCCCTCTTATAAACGCCAATACCTCCCGGCGTATTGTCTCACTTCTCTCATCGTCGTCTCGAAATGTTTATATACGCTATGCGCCGTCTCTGTGGCGCTCTCTTTAGGCGCGAACTCCCCTCTAAGCGCCAGTCTTAACAACGCCTCCGTGCCGTTTTTAATCACCGAGCGGTTGTAGCCGCCCTCCAGCACGACCACAGTGAGCTTTTGCATTTTCAAAACCTGGTCGAAGAAGTAGAGGTAGCTTTTTAAAGATAGGTTGAGATCCGCAAGGGGGTCGTCTCTGTGGGCATCCCAGCCGAGGGAGACAACAATTACCTTAGGGTCGTATTGTCTCAACAAGGGAATAACCACCTCATCTACTACTTTTATATAAACGTCGTCGCCAACCTGCGGCGGCAACGGGATGTTTATATTGTACCCCTCACCCCTCCCCTCGCCCACTTCCTCCGGGTAGCCAGTGCCGGGGTAGAGAGTGGCGGGGTGTTGGTGTGTCGAGATGTAAAGTAAATCTTTGTCGTATAGTATTTCCTGTGTCCCATTGCCGTGGTGTACGTCGATATCCACCACGGCCGCTCCTTCTCCCACATAAAGCGCCGCTATTGCGGCCGTGTTAAAAATACAAAAGCCCTGCGTTGGCGCCGTGAGGGCTCTCCCCATAAAGCCTGCGTGGTGGCCAGGCGGCCTCGCGGCAATCAAGGCAGTTTCCCTCTTCTCAACGGCGTCTGCAACAGCCGAGACGGCCAGCGCCGCCGCCTCGCAAGTACCCGGCGAGACGTAAGTATCGCCGTCAATTTCGCCTTGCCCCTTTTCGCACAGCTTGTTGATAAGATTAACATAGTTTTTGTCATGAGCCAAGTGGATTAACTGCCAGACGTCTTCTCGCATTTTAGGCTCTTTCACCCTGCCGCCTGCCTCTCTAACGCCCTCTATGAGATAATCCAGCCTATCCGGCGCCTCGGGGTGGCGGTATGGCGGGACATGCCTTTTGAAAACCTCTGAGTAGTACACGATCATGTAATAGAGGATGAGTTAGTTTTAATCTTTATAGTTGCTTAAAAATACTAGTAATTAACGTGTCGATACTCAAGAGAAAAAACGAGAAGAAAGAGGAGGACGAGCTGGAAAAAATTCTGTCGCAGATAAAAACCGAAGAGGAGGAGGAGGGCAATGCCGCCGTCGTCACAATACAGATAGCCGGGCTGAAGGAACTCGTTAAGGCAATTGAAAAGCTCACTGAAGCCCTCAAGAAGTGCGAAGAGTCATAAATTTCTCAATTCGCTCGACAATTTTTTCCACAGCAACTTCTACCATTTTTCTCCCGCGCTCGGGGGAGACCTCAGCCGGCTTCAGGCAGCCGACTATTCCAGTTTTTGAAAAGCGGGATACCCGGCTCTTTCCAAACAGCGATATGTCCCCTTCACAAATTTCAACCATTTGGCCTGTCAGCGAGCCGCCGACAGCTAAATAAATGCTAGTCTCATCTGTGCCCGCGTGGTCTCTCGGCGATATTAACGCCCAGATATTTACGGGCAAGACGCTCGGCCCCAGTTCGTAATTTAACTGCTCAGAGACTAGTTTTACCGCGTCCCAGACGCCGCCGTGGCCGACGATTACAACAAGAGCCCCGCATTTTTCCACAGCAGATCTCACCACTTCTTCAAAATAGGGTATAAAGCTAGTGCAACGCACTGATATAGTATTTTGAAAATCTCTGTGCTCTTCACTGCACGTGTAAAAAATAGGCGGCAGTACCCTCGCCCCTATCCTCTCAGCTGTTTTATTAGCTATATAATATGCGATTTCTGCGTCTACTGTAGGCGGCAGGTGAGGGCCGTGTTGCTCGTAAGACCCCACGGGCAGTATGCACAACACGGCTAAATCCCAGCTCTGCTTTATATCTTAAAGTCAACTGATGTTTACAACGCCCAAATTTATATACACACTGTTGTTGACTGCCGGTGCACAAAATAACACTGATACGCTTGAGGGGATACCGAGAGTGGACCGAGTCTTTGGGCCCAAGGCGGGAGCACATAATTCAAACTGTGCAGGCGAAGATTCACTCAGCGCTGTGGAAATATTTCACCTCTATCGGCGCATTGCCCCACCACCTCAGATACGACTTCTCCCTGGCCTTGACTACAAATATAGAAACGGGCCGGGTAGGGGAGGTCGTGGCAAAAATCAAGCGAATTTCCCCAGTGGACGTGGAATTCTGCGAAGGAGTGGGCAGAACTCCTAGAGAGGCATATGAGAATTGCGGCGCGACGCCCGGAGAAAGTGCGGGCGTCTCAGTAGTGGCACACATGGACGTAGTGGACAGCACCGCCGCAACTAATAAAAACGGTCCGCTGTATGTCTACCGCTTAATACAGCGGACAATAAGCACTATAGACAGCGGCTGCGAAAACTTGGGCTGCCTCGCCTTTTACCTCGGCGGGGATAACATCATGCTCTTACTGCCAAATGTGGACGCAATTTACCAAGTCTTGAGGGATGTGGAATTATCAGTAAGAGTTGGCGTCGGCGTTGCGAAAAAGCCATACAACGCCTTTGTTAAAGCGACAAGGGGATTAGACTACATGCGTGTTAAGGGGAGAGTCGGCGTTAAAGTCGTCAAATGAGGCCGTACGTCTACTTAATGGCGGCCGTAACTATTGACGGGCGAATAGCGAGTAAAAGCGGCTACTCCCGCCTTTCTTGTCCACACGATTTAAAAAGACTACACGCCTTAAGAGCCGAGGTGGACGCAGTAATTGTGGGGGCGAATACGGCTATTATTGACAACCCCCGCCTAACTGTGAGATACGCCGCGGGCAGAAACCCAACCCGCGTGTTAATAGACGGGGCGCTCCGGGCGCCTACTACGCTGAGGATATTCGACAAAACTGCTCCCACAATTGTCTATACGACGAATTTAGCCCCGGCGGAGAAGATAAACGAATTGAGGCGGCTGGGCATCGAGGTGGTGGTGTTCCCCAGCCACCGCGTTGATCCCGCAAGCGTGTTAAGCGACTTATATAACAGAGGGGTGAGAAAAGTACTGATAGAGGGGGGCGGGAGGACGAATTGGGAGTTTATAAGCAAGTGTCTAGTGGACGAGGTTATTGTAACTGTCACGCCCTATGTTTTCGGCAGTGGGGTGTCACTAGTAGAAGGGGAGGGCTTTAAAGACATAGAGGAAATGCCATTTAACTTAAAGCTTCTGGGCGTAAAGCTCTGCGAATGCGGCAAAGAAGTGGTGGTAAAATACGCCGTTGAGTGTAAAAAAGTTGACACAAAGTATAATAGGTTAGAAAATTAAGTTTACCATGGGCATTGAAGACGCCATTGCCGCTTTTAAGGCGGGCAGACTCGTCATGATCTACGACGGCGATGACCGCGAGGCGGAAGTGGATTTCGTCATTAGGGCCGACGCAGTTACTCCTACCACTATCCGCTGGCTGAGACAAAACGCGGGGGGGCTGTTATGTTTTGTCACGACGCGGGAAGTGGGCGAAATACTCGGCTTAGAGTTTTTGAGTAGTTACTACAAAAGGAGGGGATTTCTCGCCACGGCTCCCTACGGAGACGAGCCGGCCTTCATGGGGTATGTAAACCACGTCAAAACTAAGACCGGGATTAGAGACGTGGATAAGGCCTTAACTATTAGGGAGCTGGCAAAAGTCGTGCAATTAGCACAAAGAGATCCCGAGGAGGCAAGGGAGGCGTTTAAAGCTAATTTTTACATGCCTGGACACGTACCTATATTGGGCGGGCGGCTGGGAGAGCGGTGGGGGCACACAGAGCTGTCACTTATTTTAGCGAAGGCGGCAGGCGTGCCCCCAGCGGTTGTAATAGTGGAGGTCCTTGGCGACCACACTGAGGCAATGCCGGTAGAGGAGGCCAGGGAGTACTCAAAGACCTTGGGCGTCCCCTTAGTCACTGGGACGGAGATTAAATCCTTAATCTAATTCTTATCTTCGCCTTCTTCACGTCCTCAAGAAACTGTAGTACATACGGTGCCAAACGCTCTATTTCCTTTTTCGAGACAGTATGCCATGTGGGACAGGTTCTGTCCGCCTCGATTTTCTCGCCGTCGTAAATCAACGGATAGAGGCGACAGCCTATAGGCCTTATGTTATAAATCTTACACTTCCTTGTCGATGCGTCGTAAAAAACGCAGTGCCCGTCCACGTTTTTAAGGCGGTATATGCCGTCTCTCTCCACTGCAAACTCCTCTAGTTTATAACCTGCTGAAGTTATCCTCTCTATGTCCTCAGCCAATAACTCCATCTCTGTGTTAAGGCAACATATGCCGCATTCAATACACTTAAACTTCACCTCATACCACTTGGGATCTTGCCACACGCAACCTTAGCGGCTAATAGTAAAATATTTTATGGCATAACTGTAACACTGTGTGTACGATGTGGTAATAGTGGGGGCAGGCCCCGCCGGGTCTACAGCCGCATTAATAGCGACGAGGTTGGGGCTGAGAACAGTTGTAATAGACAGGCTGGCCCCGCCCCGGGAGAAGCCTTGCGGCGGCGGGCTGACGCCCCGTAGTTGGAAGCTCCTCAACGCCCTGGGAATTGACTACCCGGTGTACGGAGCTTGTAATGAAATAGAGACGCGGGCTGCCGGGTATAAAATTGCGTTGAAAAAAGAGCCCATACTTGTCACAAGGCGGCCGGATTTTGACTACGCCATACTTAAACAGAGCAATGCCGAGTTTATAAGAGACCAAGTACTTGGAGTCAGAGGAAACACAGTAGTGGGAAGGAACGGGGAGTATTCGGGGAGAGTTATAATAGGCGCAGACGGCGCCACTAGCACTGTGGCGAGATCAATAGGCATAAATAACTTCCGAGGCGAAAGGAGTCACGCCATTGCGTACATGACAATAGCAAAAGGCCCCCCCTCTGATAAGTGCGTAATTGATTTCGACGCAGTAATTAACGCCGTCAAGCGCGTGGGCTACGCGTGGATATTCCCAGTGGGAGAGGGGGCCAATATCGGCGCAGGCGTAGGCTGGGGGAAGTGGATAGATCTCAGGGAATTTGTGTCGGAATATGCAGAGCGAGCTGGGTATAAGCCCGGGGCGGTGCTGGGACATCCCCTATCGCTTGGGCACGTGAGGGGCCTCGGGCGCGGTAATGTTATACTGGCTGGAGAAGCCGCAGGCCTTGTTGATGCCACGACTGGCGAGGGGATATACTACGCGGTGGCCAGCGGGGTTGCGGCGGCAGTAGCTACATATACAGCTTTAAAAATATGGAGGAGGGAGAAATACGCCGTAGATATATATAGAGAGTTAGTGCGGCCGTATGTTGAAGAGGTTAAAAAAACCAGGGCCCTGTCGCGCATAGCAAAGGCCATTGGGACGAGGAAGCCCGTAGTTAAGCTATTAGGCAAGCGGCTGGTAGAGCTCTATTCAAAGGTTTACACCGGCGAGGCGACGTACAGCCTACTGCTAAAGCCGGTGGAAAAACTATAACTCAACCTCTGCGAGCTGGTTTAACACGTATTTCCTTATTTCACTCTCTGAGGGAAGATCCCTAACAACGCGGCCGTCTTTTATCCACTCAGCCAGCAACGGATCTCCACAAGGCGGCGGATCGCCCCAGCGCGTTATCACGTGCCTGGCGCCGCATTTATACACCTGTTTAAACCCTGGCAGTTTCCCCCGCTTTGTTATAGGCACCCACTGGCCGTTGACCTCTACCTCTACTATGTCCATCGCGACGTCAATAGAAGGCGGAAATGAAATCGCAGTCCCAACTCCAAAGCCGTCGGCCACGTCTTTCAACACTTCTAGCTGGGGCTCGTCCAGCCCCCCGCTCACAAAAATCTTGACGTTTTTATAGCCGTGTAAATCGAGAGACCACCTCACCTCCTCAACTATCCTCCTCATATTGCCGCGCCTGCTCCCCGGCGTGTCGAGCCTCACTCCGTAGAGTCTATCGCCCAGTATTTTCGCGGCTAGGAGGGCCTCCTCCCTCTCGTCGAGAAAAGTATCTGCCAGTATTATCCGCGGCACGTCAGACGGCATAGTTTTGTCAAACCACACCCAAGCCGCGGTGTGATCCCCCACGGCCGCCTTGAATATTATCATTAAGGCGTGGGGCATTGTGCCCGAGGGCTTAATGCCCATGAGCTCCGCCCCCATTACAGTGGCCACCCCGTCACAACCCCCTATATAAGCCGCGCGGTCGGCCATGGGCTGAATCGCCGGGTGCAACGCCCTAGCCCCGAAGTAGAGACATGCCTTGTCCCCGAGGATTTTTTTCACTCTAGCAGCCTTTGTGGAAATACTACTGTAATGCCGGATTATCCCGAGAATAGCCGTTTCAAGCACTGCGAACTCTAAGTATGGGCCCTCAATAACCATTATGGGATCATTTTCGTAAAACAGAGTCCCCTCAGGCATGGCGTATAACGTCACCCTCTTTCCCCTTAACACCTCAACTACCTCCTTTAAGCCAGTGAAAACAGCCCATTTATACCCCTTGGGGAGAGAAGAGACGTGAAACTCGGCGCGGACGCGCACGTCTCCAAGACCCGCTTTTTTCAACACCTCCACAGTCCTCGTGAAATAAACGTCAGTGGTACGACCGGAGAGAATTTCAGAGGGAGTCGCCACGTGAAGCATTAGATTGAATTTATACCGGTTTTTAAAAAATGTGGAGTTATTCCCCTATGCGGAATACCGGCCGTTTCAGCGGAAGATTTATCAGAAGGTAGTCGAGGCTCTTAAACGGGGGAGGACGGCATTGATAAACGCCCCCACTGGCATTGGGAAAACTTCTGCGGTGTTGGCCGCCGCTGTTGAATTCATGTTAGAAACTAGAATACCTGTACATTACGCTGTTAGGACGCGGGCTGAGCTCGAGGCGCCGGTTAGAGAACTTGCGAGAATAATTAGCCTGGGAGTAGATATTGATCACGTCGTTATAAAAAGCAGACAAGACATGTGTTGTTATTCTGAACTTAAAAAACTTGGGTATCTGGAGTTCCTCGCCGAGTGTAACCTCTTAAAACGCCTTGGGAAATGTGCTTATTACCCTCCGAGGGATGTGGAAGCCCCTTTGAAAAACGTCAGTACATATGTCAAGTTTTTATGCGCCGCGAAGAGCTGTCCCTACGAGTATGCCCGTAAGAAGTTAGAAAACGCAGAGGTGACCATTTCAACTTATTACTATGTCTTTGGCAGAGACGGAGGAGGCGTTAAGAACAAAGTCGTAATTATAGACGAGGCGCACTCGGTGTTTGACGCCGTAATTCACTTAAATAGTATTAAAATAAGCGAGAGGGAGTTGAGACAGGCCTATAGAGAGGCCCGTAAATACGGCTTTGTAGAGGAGGCGGCGGGAGTTTACCGCCTTTATACATTTGTAAAAAAAGTCTCTGGGCATGTGGATTTGGGAGATGTCATAAGCCTATTGGCGGATTTAGACGTAGACAACGCCGTGAGGGAGATTACTAAAATTAAGTCTATGAACAGGCTAAACCCCTTCACCCCTCTCGTTTTGATTAGCGAGCTCAAGGAGGCGCTTAAGGGGGGGCTCCGTTACTATGCACAAATAGAAGAAGCTGAGGGCTTGAAGGCCCTGGCATTATACCCCGTAGACCCGGCGGCTGTGGTGAAAGAGGCGCTACGCGGCGCATATAGCGTAGTTTATATAAGCGGGACTCTCCCAGTTAGGCTGTTCGCCGACAATTTGGGACTGGCGGAATACGACGAGCTTGACGTCCCGTTCAACGCCTATATACCGCGGGCCAACTACCTTACCATTATAGACGTGGGAGTTACTACTAAATACTCCGAGCGTACAGAGGAGATGTACTACCAAATAGCTCATAGATTGGCAGTATGTATTAACGCGTCGCCGAGGGGCGTTTTGGCCGTATTCCCCTCATACGACGTCATGAAGGGGGTGAGGAAGTACTTGAAGGTGACAATTCCGCATTGGTATGAAGACAGAAATGAAGTGGAGTGGGAGGGCCTGCCCGAGAAGTTTTTCCTAGGCGGAGTGGCCCGTGGAAGGTACGCAGAGGGGGTTGAGTACACAAAAAACGGGGTGAATCTGCTGTCCACTGTGGTAATCGTGGGAGTCCCCTATCCAGAGCCGTCTCCGTATTTAGACAGGAGGGTAGCCATGTTGAAGCCGCGGCTGGGGGAGAGGGCTTGGAGCGCTGTGTATTTATACCAAGCGATGGTAAGCGTTAGGCAGGCCGTTGGCCGTCTTTTCAGAAAGCCGGAGGATAGGGGGGTGATAGTCCTCTTAGACAGGCGCTATGCCGAGCCCGAGTTATGGAACAGCCTATCCGATCTAGTAGAAGGCGCCCTGGTGGTCAACCACGTGGAAGAGGCCGTGGAGGACGTGGAGAGGTTTTTTAACGCCTGGTCAAAAGACGCCAAATAGCCATGGCGACTACAATCAACGCAGCGTTTGTGCCCGCTATCGCCACGGCGAGAAGCGGTATGCTCAACGCCTCGTTAAAAACAGAAAACATAGCTGTTATAATGCCCATTAACGCCGCTATTAACGCCACCACAACGCCGACTAGGGGCAAGGAGTGCGCCTTTTCCATACCTGCCGCCCTCGCGGGCCTCCTCGCTATTTGCGCCTCTTGTTGCGGCTGCTGGGGAGGAGGTTGCTGAGGCATAAGGGGTGGGGGAGGCGGAGGCGGCATTGTCCTCTGAGTCCTCACAACAGTAGGCGGGGGAATGGGATACGGAGCCGGGGGCGGAGGCGGGGGAGGCTGTTGATATTGTATTGGCGGAGGTTGCGGCAAGGGCTGTGCTGGCGGCTGACGCGGAGGCGGCCTCCTAAGCGGCTTCTCCTGGTCTTTATCGTCTACTGACATAAGCCCACCCACATCCTATTATATAAAGGTTTCCCGCGATTATCTTATAAACCTAAGTGAGGTGTCTGCCGTGAAATTAATTGTCGCAGAGAAGCGCTCAGTGGCCCAGTCTATTGCTAAATTCTTGGGGAGGAGTTATAAAAGCCAAAAACTGTACGGGGTATCCGTCTACCGTTTTAATTACGGGGGCGGCGAGGCGGTGGCGATAGGGCTCAGCGGGCACATAATGGATTTCGACTTCGCGGCTAGGCAGAACGTCTGGACTTGGCTCCCCCCTGAGGAGCTTTTCAACGCAACGCCTATTCTAGTCCTTAGAGGAGAGACTTTGAAATATGTCAAGGCATTAAAATCCCTGGCCACTAAAGCGGATGAAGTGTACCTCGCGCTTGATGCAGACGTGGAGGGCGAGGCAATTGCCTATGAGACTGCCCTAGTGGTAAAAATGGTGAACCCCAGGGCCAGGCTGTACCGAGTGCGGTTCAACGCAGTGACTTATAAAGAAATTGTATCGGCCTTTCAAAAACCGACTTATATCGACTTGAAAAAAGTGGAAAAGGTCTTCACCCGAATGCAAGTGGATTTGACCCTGGGCGCCGTTTTTACCAGATTCCTCACCTTAACGGTGAGGAATTCGCTTAATAAAGGCCAGTTCCTCAGCTACGGCCCCTGCCAGACGCCGGTGCTCGGAATAGTCGTCACAAGGGAGCTTCAACGGCGGAATTTTAAACCGGAGAAGTATTATGTGATAAAGGCAGTAGTAGAGATTGGCAGTAGTAAAGTCGAAATGTCAGCTGATGCGAAATTTAAAACTAAGGGGGAGGCGGAGGCCATCGCCGCCACTATAAAACGCGGCGTAGTCAAGATCGCGGTTTACAAGCCGCATTACGTAGAGCCGCCTGAGCCGCTTGAAACCGTTGAATTAGAGAGGAGGGCAAGCAGATGGCTGGGCATTAACTCCAAAAAGACCCTCGACATAGCGGAGGAGCTTTACAGGGCTGGGTACATCTCATATCCAAGAACAGAAACTACTATCTACCCGCCCACTCTGGATCTCAAAGAGGTGTTAGAAGAGCTCACCGCGGGAGAACACGGCCCGTACGCCCTGGAGCTATTAAGAAAGGGTTTCAAACCCACACGCGGCGACTCAGACGACGGGGCGCATCCTCCGATTTACCCCACCAAGGGCGCTACTAGGGCCGAGATTTTTAAAGTCTTCGGGAAGGCTGGGGGCCACGCCTGGGCCGTATACGACTTAGTCGTCAGACACTTCCTCGCCACTTTAAGCCCGCCTGCTCTTGTTGAGAAGCAGAAAATCGTAGTGTCCTTTGGCAAAATCGAGCTGTCCGCAGAGGGCCAGAGGACAATTGACGAGGGGTACTGGAGAATTTACCCCTGGGAGAGACAGCCGGAAAAGCCGTTGCCGCGCGTGGCGCCCGGCGAGCCAGCCAGGGCAGTTGAGATAAGGGTGGTGGAGAGGGAGACGGAGCCCCCGCCTCAAATGACCGAGTCAGAGCTTTTAGCCCTCATGAAGAAATACGGCATTGGCACAGACGCCACTATGCAAGATCATATTTATACAAATATCAAGAGGGGGTATGTAAAATTAGTAAAGGGGAAGTGTATACCAACAGCCCTCGGGATCTCGCTGGCCACGTCGCTCTTCCAGTACGCCCCAGAGCTCATAGAGCCCACAGTTAGGGCAAAAATTGAGAAGTCACTAAACTCAATTGTTAAAGACGGCGTATCGCCGGCTAAACTAATCGCGGAGATTAAATTGGAATTCAGTAAATACTACCAAAACCTAAAAGCCAAGAGGGAAGAGATTAAAAAAGCTCTTGAAACTGCTTTATACTCCATTCAACAACAGTCCCGTGGATAACGTAGAAATACACCCACTTGCTTGGACCGCCGACTCTGAGACCTTAATAGAGGCGCCGCCGGGCTTTAAATGGCTTGCGATAGAAATAGCCAGCAAGACAGGCGCCGCCGTATCTGGCCGGCCGGTGTGGGGCAGTTGCGATGTGAGGCTTGATAAGCGGTATAAAAGAATTTTCCACTTGGGACACGGCGTCCCTCCCAACGTGGCCTACCTCCTTGAGAAAAACTTGGGCGGGAAGGTGGAGAGGCTTGATACTGATCTCTACGTCTTGAAAGCAGGGGGAATAGAGGTGTACTTCATACCAGTTTATTACATCCCTCCTCCGCGCCTGCCGCTTCCCCAGAAGGGCGGAAAGATATACTTCCCAGTGCCGTATAGGAGAATCGCCGAGGCAGTACACAGACAGACCGGGTTCCCCATGGCGAGGGAGCCAATAACTGGCTGTTGGGTTGGGGAGCCTCCTGGCAATGTGGCGTATGTAGTGGCGACGGGCTTATTCTACCCTTTAACTCTTAAGCTCTTCTACCCCGAGTCGCGAGTTTTTCAAATTGACCCCT
It encodes the following:
- a CDS encoding class I SAM-dependent methyltransferase produces the protein MSWIKEFFDDVYLDFVMHYKGEEISRDEALFIQQALQIEPGKRVLDVACGHGRHMQFLPKDTAVGVDINLKYLTLAKKYGDVVQADIRSLPFRKGAFHGAYIMHSTFGMFGDEADMEILTWLSGVIKNGGRLLIDVTNKDKVENIYAALGDVWNFWISAGPYRVLSTAYYNPLTSKIRETRLIYKSGKFVGERTLELRIYSLGELKIMLTSLGFAVEKVFGDFNGESYTKNSDRLIVVAVKSGGLPRGLKQAVEWLSNY
- a CDS encoding ribose-phosphate diphosphokinase, translating into MIIAFQNALDLAAELEGIGPVAQIEERVFPDGEVLVRLPEARGEVAVVARLYPAVNDNLIKLFLTIDALNDAGASKIILVIPYMPYARQDRRFRPGEPISSKTVLKLLAHLNVFGIITVDLHKGYVAEYAPRLVIKNLYPAEEFAKALGGVDVVLSPDFGSVHRAEAVARLLQVPYTYFEKYRDRSTGAITLIPRQDVDLRNKRVAIVDDILSTGGTLVDACKAAKTLGAAEVYAAITHCQLLKDARERVRSCVDKIICTDTVLNEFAEVRIGRLIRRELEALL
- a CDS encoding acetylpolyamine aminohydrolase, with translation MIVYYSEVFKRHVPPYRHPEAPDRLDYLIEGVREAGGRVKEPKMREDVWQLIHLAHDKNYVNLINKLCEKGQGEIDGDTYVSPGTCEAAALAVSAVADAVEKRETALIAARPPGHHAGFMGRALTAPTQGFCIFNTAAIAALYVGEGAAVVDIDVHHGNGTQEILYDKDLLYISTHQHPATLYPGTGYPEEVGEGRGEGYNINIPLPPQVGDDVYIKVVDEVVIPLLRQYDPKVIVVSLGWDAHRDDPLADLNLSLKSYLYFFDQVLKMQKLTVVVLEGGYNRSVIKNGTEALLRLALRGEFAPKESATETAHSVYKHFETTMREVRQYAGRYWRL
- a CDS encoding creatininase family protein; the protein is MLCILPVGSYEQHGPHLPPTVDAEIAYYIANKTAERIGARVLPPIFYTCSEEHRDFQNTISVRCTSFIPYFEEVVRSAVEKCGALVVIVGHGGVWDAVKLVSEQLNYELGPSVLPVNIWALISPRDHAGTDETSIYLAVGGSLTGQMVEICEGDISLFGKSRVSRFSKTGIVGCLKPAEVSPERGRKMVEVAVEKIVERIEKFMTLRTS
- a CDS encoding GTP cyclohydrolase IIa, with product MHKITLIRLRGYREWTESLGPRREHIIQTVQAKIHSALWKYFTSIGALPHHLRYDFSLALTTNIETGRVGEVVAKIKRISPVDVEFCEGVGRTPREAYENCGATPGESAGVSVVAHMDVVDSTAATNKNGPLYVYRLIQRTISTIDSGCENLGCLAFYLGGDNIMLLLPNVDAIYQVLRDVELSVRVGVGVAKKPYNAFVKATRGLDYMRVKGRVGVKVVK
- a CDS encoding 2,5-diamino-6-(ribosylamino)-4(3H)-pyrimidinone 5'-phosphate reductase, whose protein sequence is MRPYVYLMAAVTIDGRIASKSGYSRLSCPHDLKRLHALRAEVDAVIVGANTAIIDNPRLTVRYAAGRNPTRVLIDGALRAPTTLRIFDKTAPTIVYTTNLAPAEKINELRRLGIEVVVFPSHRVDPASVLSDLYNRGVRKVLIEGGGRTNWEFISKCLVDEVIVTVTPYVFGSGVSLVEGEGFKDIEEMPFNLKLLGVKLCECGKEVVVKYAVECKKVDTKYNRLEN
- a CDS encoding 3,4-dihydroxy-2-butanone-4-phosphate synthase; translation: MGIEDAIAAFKAGRLVMIYDGDDREAEVDFVIRADAVTPTTIRWLRQNAGGLLCFVTTREVGEILGLEFLSSYYKRRGFLATAPYGDEPAFMGYVNHVKTKTGIRDVDKALTIRELAKVVQLAQRDPEEAREAFKANFYMPGHVPILGGRLGERWGHTELSLILAKAAGVPPAVVIVEVLGDHTEAMPVEEAREYSKTLGVPLVTGTEIKSLI
- a CDS encoding YkgJ family cysteine cluster protein, with translation MWQDPKWYEVKFKCIECGICCLNTEMELLAEDIERITSAGYKLEEFAVERDGIYRLKNVDGHCVFYDASTRKCKIYNIRPIGCRLYPLIYDGEKIEADRTCPTWHTVSKKEIERLAPYVLQFLEDVKKAKIRIRLRI
- a CDS encoding geranylgeranyl reductase family protein, with translation MYDVVIVGAGPAGSTAALIATRLGLRTVVIDRLAPPREKPCGGGLTPRSWKLLNALGIDYPVYGACNEIETRAAGYKIALKKEPILVTRRPDFDYAILKQSNAEFIRDQVLGVRGNTVVGRNGEYSGRVIIGADGATSTVARSIGINNFRGERSHAIAYMTIAKGPPSDKCVIDFDAVINAVKRVGYAWIFPVGEGANIGAGVGWGKWIDLREFVSEYAERAGYKPGAVLGHPLSLGHVRGLGRGNVILAGEAAGLVDATTGEGIYYAVASGVAAAVATYTALKIWRREKYAVDIYRELVRPYVEEVKKTRALSRIAKAIGTRKPVVKLLGKRLVELYSKVYTGEATYSLLLKPVEKL
- a CDS encoding nicotinate phosphoribosyltransferase codes for the protein MLHVATPSEILSGRTTDVYFTRTVEVLKKAGLGDVRVRAEFHVSSLPKGYKWAVFTGLKEVVEVLRGKRVTLYAMPEGTLFYENDPIMVIEGPYLEFAVLETAILGIIRHYSSISTKAARVKKILGDKACLYFGARALHPAIQPMADRAAYIGGCDGVATVMGAELMGIKPSGTMPHALMIIFKAAVGDHTAAWVWFDKTMPSDVPRIILADTFLDEREEALLAAKILGDRLYGVRLDTPGSRRGNMRRIVEEVRWSLDLHGYKNVKIFVSGGLDEPQLEVLKDVADGFGVGTAISFPPSIDVAMDIVEVEVNGQWVPITKRGKLPGFKQVYKCGARHVITRWGDPPPCGDPLLAEWIKDGRVVRDLPSESEIRKYVLNQLAEVEL